One region of Natronobacterium texcoconense genomic DNA includes:
- a CDS encoding methyl-accepting chemotaxis protein: MATASSDRADVADAGFGPIRNRYESVLWGTMDRLGVTESIERKMFAAVVLQFLSTIAVFALPLVFLGPREAFAVFPTAQIVLTAVVFLLAVVAFVNTLLIARRDLIEPLLEINTVANDIADGQLEMQPVQRRQRDEVGELQHSVAEMHTSLTTVASQADALAREEFDADVLEETVPGEFGESLEEMQTGLENRIEELEESRERIERQREEVERRNAELEADAERCRAVLRQCADGDFTHRVEVESDHEAMVEIADGLNAMLDDVADTLHSIQALADEVDEVGTEVSTSVAEMETASAEVSESSEEISIATDEQNDRFEEVLGEMSDLSATIEEIASTADGVADVSSRAADNALDGRETASDALEELDRLQRRSSAVVDQIEALDEELTEVTEIVTLIDEIAEETNLLAVNASIEAARATGDGSRFAVVASEIKSLAEETGDATDDIDSMVTDVQTSAQDAVEEISAMQQDVVDGTETIEESLEVLEEIADDVQEANEGVQSINEATDEQAHSSQQVVTMVDEATEQSEQTLQETSSVAAAAEEQTATISEISHAARSLSETAAELNGQLEEFTVED, from the coding sequence ATGGCAACTGCTTCGAGCGACCGGGCCGACGTCGCCGACGCCGGGTTCGGTCCGATCCGCAACCGGTACGAATCGGTCCTGTGGGGGACGATGGACCGGCTGGGAGTTACCGAGAGTATCGAACGGAAGATGTTCGCAGCGGTCGTTCTCCAGTTTCTCTCGACGATCGCCGTGTTCGCGCTGCCACTCGTCTTTCTCGGCCCGCGCGAAGCGTTCGCGGTGTTCCCGACCGCACAGATCGTCCTCACCGCCGTCGTCTTCCTCCTCGCCGTCGTCGCGTTCGTCAACACGCTGTTGATCGCCCGGAGAGACCTCATCGAACCGCTGCTGGAGATCAACACGGTCGCAAACGACATCGCTGACGGGCAACTCGAGATGCAGCCGGTACAGCGACGACAGCGCGACGAAGTCGGCGAACTCCAGCACTCCGTCGCCGAGATGCACACTTCGCTGACGACTGTCGCGAGCCAGGCCGACGCGCTCGCACGCGAAGAGTTCGACGCCGACGTCCTCGAGGAGACGGTCCCTGGGGAGTTCGGCGAGTCCCTGGAGGAGATGCAAACCGGACTCGAGAACCGCATCGAGGAACTCGAGGAGAGTCGCGAACGAATCGAGCGCCAGCGTGAGGAAGTCGAACGGCGGAACGCGGAACTCGAGGCCGACGCCGAACGCTGTCGAGCGGTGTTACGGCAGTGTGCGGACGGCGATTTCACACACCGGGTCGAGGTCGAAAGCGACCACGAGGCGATGGTCGAGATCGCCGACGGACTGAACGCGATGCTCGACGACGTCGCGGATACCCTCCACAGCATCCAGGCGCTCGCCGACGAGGTCGACGAGGTCGGAACGGAGGTTTCGACGAGCGTCGCCGAGATGGAGACGGCAAGCGCAGAGGTGAGCGAGTCGTCCGAGGAGATTTCTATCGCGACCGACGAACAGAACGACCGATTCGAGGAAGTACTCGGCGAGATGAGCGACCTCTCGGCGACGATCGAGGAGATCGCGTCGACGGCCGATGGCGTCGCCGACGTCTCGAGTCGGGCCGCGGATAACGCCCTGGACGGCCGGGAAACCGCGAGCGACGCGCTCGAGGAACTCGATCGGCTCCAGCGACGATCTAGCGCAGTCGTCGACCAGATCGAAGCGCTCGACGAGGAACTGACCGAAGTGACCGAAATCGTCACGCTGATCGACGAGATCGCCGAGGAGACGAACCTGCTCGCTGTCAACGCCTCGATCGAGGCTGCTCGTGCGACCGGGGACGGCAGCCGGTTCGCCGTCGTCGCGAGCGAGATCAAGTCGCTGGCCGAGGAAACCGGCGACGCGACCGACGACATCGATTCGATGGTCACCGACGTCCAGACGTCGGCCCAGGACGCCGTCGAGGAGATCAGCGCCATGCAACAGGACGTCGTCGACGGAACCGAGACGATCGAAGAGAGCCTCGAGGTCCTAGAAGAGATCGCCGACGACGTCCAGGAGGCAAACGAGGGCGTCCAGTCGATCAACGAGGCGACCGACGAACAGGCTCACTCGAGTCAGCAAGTCGTGACGATGGTCGACGAGGCGACCGAACAGAGCGAACAGACGCTCCAGGAGACCAGCAGCGTCGCCGCGGCCGCCGAGGAACAGACCGCCACGATCTCGGAAATTTCCCACGCAGCCAGGTCGCTATCGGAGACGGCCGCCGAACTGAACGGCCAGCTCGAGGAGTTCACCGTCGAAGACTGA
- a CDS encoding transcription initiation factor IIB, with product MTQPIIDHARSESSEREQERERGTELCPDCETDTIVHDPDRGERVCDECGLVLTEDPIDYGPEWRAFNAQEHDELSRVGAPLTQSMHDRGLTTTIDWRNKDANGRSMSADKHGQIHRLRVWQERIRTKNAGERNLKYALSEIDRMVSALGVPNPVKETASVIYRRALQQDLIRGRSIEGVATSALYTACRKEDIPRSLEEVTAVSRVDQREIGRTYRYIADELGINLEPTNPRQFVPRFCSELDIDKDVETKAIEIIDETTEQGLHSGKSPTGFAAAAIYAAGLLCDETIPQRAVAETAQTTVVTVRNRYREQLDAIDQTPAT from the coding sequence ATGACACAGCCCATCATCGATCATGCCAGAAGTGAGTCCAGCGAACGAGAACAGGAACGGGAACGAGGAACGGAGCTGTGTCCCGACTGTGAAACCGACACGATCGTCCACGACCCCGACCGCGGCGAGCGAGTCTGTGACGAGTGTGGGCTCGTCTTAACAGAAGATCCTATCGATTACGGCCCCGAGTGGCGTGCGTTCAACGCACAGGAACACGACGAACTCTCTCGAGTCGGTGCGCCCCTGACCCAGTCGATGCACGACCGTGGGCTGACGACGACGATCGACTGGCGGAACAAGGACGCCAACGGCCGGTCGATGTCGGCCGACAAACACGGCCAGATCCACCGGCTCCGGGTCTGGCAGGAGCGAATCCGGACGAAAAACGCCGGCGAACGCAATCTCAAGTACGCGCTCTCGGAGATCGACCGGATGGTCAGCGCACTCGGCGTCCCGAACCCGGTCAAAGAAACCGCGAGTGTCATCTATCGCCGTGCGCTCCAGCAGGATCTCATCCGTGGCCGGTCGATCGAAGGCGTCGCGACCAGCGCCCTCTACACTGCCTGTCGCAAAGAAGACATTCCGCGCAGCCTCGAGGAAGTAACTGCCGTCTCCCGTGTCGACCAGCGCGAAATCGGCCGAACGTACCGGTACATCGCGGACGAACTCGGCATCAATCTCGAGCCGACGAACCCGCGCCAGTTCGTGCCCCGGTTTTGCTCGGAACTGGATATCGACAAAGACGTCGAGACGAAAGCGATCGAGATCATCGACGAGACGACCGAGCAGGGGCTTCACTCCGGGAAGTCACCGACCGGATTCGCGGCGGCGGCGATCTACGCGGCTGGGTTGCTCTGTGACGAGACGATCCCGCAACGCGCGGTCGCCGAAACCGCACAGACGACCGTCGTCACCGTCAGAAACAGATACCGGGAACAGCTGGACGCGATCGACCAGACGCCGGCTACATGA
- a CDS encoding DUF7344 domain-containing protein, giving the protein MSSIDTSLPDEIASSVGESEDDERLSKDVIFELLKNRRRREVLAYLLEAEETVTLGELAEQIAAWENDTDVNALSSDQRKRVYVALYQTHLPKMDDAGIVEYDQDRGLISLSDNADLLMMYLDTDSHQQDRWDRWYGVLSAVGIVLVGGAFVGVPLLAAIPTFGIAAAVLVALFGLSVAHAVTNRKQERNVNGKLSRIE; this is encoded by the coding sequence ATGTCCTCGATCGATACCTCACTCCCCGACGAAATCGCATCGTCGGTCGGCGAGTCCGAGGACGACGAACGCCTCTCGAAGGACGTCATTTTCGAACTCCTCAAGAACCGCCGACGTCGAGAAGTCCTCGCTTACTTGCTCGAAGCCGAGGAAACGGTCACGCTCGGTGAACTCGCCGAGCAGATCGCTGCCTGGGAGAACGACACGGACGTAAACGCCCTGAGTTCCGACCAGCGAAAACGGGTATACGTCGCCCTCTACCAGACTCATCTTCCCAAGATGGACGACGCCGGCATCGTCGAATACGATCAGGACCGGGGCTTGATCTCGCTGTCGGACAACGCCGACCTCCTGATGATGTATCTCGATACCGACTCGCATCAACAGGACCGATGGGACCGCTGGTACGGCGTACTGAGCGCGGTCGGCATCGTCCTCGTCGGCGGGGCGTTCGTTGGCGTTCCGCTGCTGGCTGCGATTCCGACGTTCGGAATCGCCGCCGCCGTCCTCGTCGCACTCTTTGGACTCTCGGTCGCTCACGCCGTGACGAACCGAAAGCAAGAACGCAACGTCAACGGCAAACTGTCTCGGATCGAGTAA
- a CDS encoding transposase, with the protein MTNANIRLEKFTDPYWDDRPEIYEFEVMLRSFIYAELRGIRYHQDLADFLERNPAIAFTLGFEPDLGDENEYLALQVYHTPETPHQTTITRCANRRFLARTEKFIMDVADEIEAYCR; encoded by the coding sequence GTGACGAACGCGAATATCCGACTCGAGAAATTCACCGATCCCTACTGGGATGACCGCCCAGAAATCTACGAATTCGAGGTAATGCTCCGGTCGTTCATCTACGCCGAACTGCGTGGAATACGCTACCATCAAGACCTCGCGGACTTCCTCGAGCGCAACCCCGCGATTGCCTTCACACTGGGCTTCGAACCGGACCTCGGTGACGAAAACGAGTATCTTGCCCTCCAGGTGTACCACACGCCGGAGACACCTCACCAGACGACGATCACCCGGTGTGCGAATCGTCGATTCCTCGCTCGAACGGAGAAGTTCATCATGGACGTCGCCGACGAGATCGAAGCCTACTGCCGCTGA
- a CDS encoding helix-turn-helix domain-containing protein gives MVLHKRLSIFKRLIDGPAYQNYLADEVDASQSTIYRGLKQLEDHNLVKKTGWYVCADNVRQNNLYTV, from the coding sequence ATGGTCCTCCACAAACGATTGTCGATATTCAAACGCCTCATTGATGGCCCGGCTTATCAAAATTACCTGGCCGACGAGGTAGACGCCTCACAGTCGACGATTTACCGTGGACTCAAACAACTCGAAGATCACAATCTAGTGAAAAAAACAGGATGGTATGTATGCGCCGACAACGTTCGGCAAAATAATCTATACACAGTATGA
- a CDS encoding transcriptional regulator FilR1 domain-containing protein — MYAPTTFGKIIYTQYERTDEIVRTFAESERLLETRQEIGTVLDPSVARDATTLVIGETRPDLVYEYLEEEVSEAAKISGVVPTIFSPMVETYLTQTTANRLDAEFVFGRKATEHVQTKLSDEFKTLINTGNFDAYSYSGEIPMGVVVITEPVEHVLVVIHDDIGVVRGVIDSKDRAAVTWAIDWYSKHEAESTPLTLL, encoded by the coding sequence ATGTATGCGCCGACAACGTTCGGCAAAATAATCTATACACAGTATGAGCGAACTGACGAAATCGTCCGGACGTTTGCAGAATCAGAGCGGTTACTCGAAACAAGACAGGAAATTGGAACGGTTCTTGACCCATCCGTCGCTCGTGATGCAACGACACTTGTAATCGGGGAGACGAGACCAGATCTTGTGTACGAATATCTTGAAGAAGAAGTCTCTGAGGCGGCCAAGATTAGCGGTGTCGTGCCGACTATTTTCTCGCCTATGGTAGAGACGTATTTGACTCAGACCACAGCGAACCGACTGGATGCTGAGTTTGTCTTCGGAAGAAAGGCGACTGAACACGTGCAAACAAAACTCAGTGACGAATTCAAAACGCTCATCAACACCGGGAATTTCGACGCTTATTCGTACTCTGGTGAAATCCCCATGGGGGTCGTCGTGATCACAGAACCCGTCGAACATGTTCTTGTCGTTATTCACGACGATATTGGTGTAGTTCGTGGCGTCATTGATTCTAAGGATAGGGCCGCAGTTACGTGGGCGATAGACTGGTATTCAAAACATGAAGCCGAGAGTACGCCGCTAACGCTCCTTTGA
- a CDS encoding chymotrypsin family serine protease, giving the protein MKDRLPSSIHEEKNIEGMSRRRFTSTLLATGFSLGTATAVSSKSVAGAKRDEVPVVVAHRMSDDPDKVTEPVEKNVPARWYDNLTKARREYQKFLEGKEIANYTISDDDVFSAWVSAGTLDEQEPYIEIEVIDAEVLPLGYTESEGVPVRIESVDAPEIREDEKENYEEENVVEPESIGRQGGLSVEDSDGASGTLGTPVHDGDDVYFFTCEHIGANMRGPINDPIRTGGGFSEGDTAYTGFGTEIGEVVETSCSDDIAVIEPNNDYTPEFSIFGETDPITGRVYEDGLADMESSDEEVQKYGQTTGHTSGVVKNHSGTVVPYAGVCGTLRTNQLQWGEEDDSDDGDSGSPVYTDEYTDDDEILIAGGVDGAWPDFYIPGDYVFGTAAYEIHNEYDYYYGNPDES; this is encoded by the coding sequence ATGAAAGACAGATTGCCATCATCGATTCACGAGGAAAAGAATATCGAAGGAATGAGCCGAAGGCGGTTCACTTCGACATTGTTGGCGACAGGTTTCTCACTTGGAACTGCCACTGCGGTCAGTTCGAAGAGTGTTGCTGGTGCTAAACGTGATGAGGTTCCGGTTGTTGTCGCCCACCGGATGAGCGATGATCCAGATAAAGTAACTGAACCAGTGGAAAAGAATGTGCCTGCAAGGTGGTATGATAATCTTACAAAAGCACGGAGAGAATACCAGAAGTTCCTCGAGGGGAAGGAGATCGCGAATTATACCATTTCAGATGACGATGTGTTCTCTGCGTGGGTTTCGGCTGGAACTCTTGACGAGCAGGAGCCATATATTGAAATAGAAGTGATTGATGCGGAGGTTCTCCCTCTGGGGTATACTGAATCCGAAGGGGTTCCAGTTCGGATTGAGTCAGTAGATGCACCAGAGATTCGGGAGGATGAGAAGGAAAACTATGAAGAAGAGAACGTTGTTGAACCGGAGAGTATTGGCCGCCAAGGAGGTCTTAGTGTTGAGGATAGTGATGGTGCAAGTGGGACACTAGGCACTCCGGTCCATGACGGAGATGATGTTTACTTCTTCACTTGTGAGCACATTGGAGCAAATATGAGGGGACCTATTAATGATCCGATCAGGACAGGAGGAGGCTTCTCGGAAGGAGATACCGCCTATACTGGTTTCGGTACCGAGATTGGTGAAGTAGTTGAGACTAGCTGTTCTGATGATATAGCCGTGATAGAACCCAACAATGATTACACTCCTGAATTCTCCATCTTTGGAGAAACAGATCCGATCACAGGACGTGTCTATGAAGATGGTCTCGCAGATATGGAAAGCAGTGACGAAGAAGTCCAAAAATACGGTCAGACTACTGGACACACTAGTGGGGTGGTTAAGAATCACAGTGGGACTGTAGTCCCGTATGCTGGAGTCTGTGGTACTCTCCGAACCAACCAGTTGCAATGGGGTGAGGAAGACGATAGTGATGATGGAGATAGTGGTTCTCCTGTCTATACTGATGAATACACAGATGATGACGAAATTCTAATCGCAGGGGGAGTTGATGGGGCGTGGCCAGATTTCTATATCCCAGGTGATTATGTGTTTGGCACTGCTGCCTATGAGATCCATAACGAGTATGATTACTACTACGGAAATCCGGACGAAAGCTAA